Part of the Mercenaria mercenaria strain notata unplaced genomic scaffold, MADL_Memer_1 contig_2035, whole genome shotgun sequence genome is shown below.
CAATAATAAAATGCACTGAACAATTAACAAAATTATTCAGacgaaagtaaataaataaacatgatgCCTAAAGCTGAGCTGTCAAGACAACATACCTAACGCTCTAGTCGGAAAAATGAAACCGAAAGTAATAAAACTCCTGCTGAAAAGTCATTGATTTACAATGTGCTTACAGTGTATTTAGTTTACTTTGTAGGTAGCTATAAGATAGCAATGCTCATGTTCAATTTCATTtcgtttttatgaaacttggtcagaatatttgtcttgatgatttctaggtcaagtttgaatctggataatgtggagtcaaaaactaggtcaccaggtcaaatcggaggaaaagcttgtgaacactttagaggccacagttgtgactcagtctttatgaataTGGATAATCATAATATGACAcaagcattgtttttttttcagaaagcgGAATCGAGAGTGGTtcctatttatattttaaaatgtccGAGACATTGCAGAAAGATATTAAATTCACTTGaataatgaatacattttattcggactttatcatagattGTGTAATATCTCAAATTAATACATTGACCCCTTTTGGGTTCTCCTTTCTATTCGCATATTTTGTCACATGTAGTACAATATACTGTGAGgtagtttatgacgtcatcataCCTCTTCGCagaatttgtttataaattggccaagttgagaaaaaaaatggTGCAAAATTATTGTCGCAAATAATGAGGGTGTGAGTCTTTTGATAGTctcatgttttattgttttctgtttCTGGAGTCATTTTATGAAtggttattcaaaaaaaaaaaaaaaaaaaaaaaaaaaaaaaaaaaaaaagagagcagATTGAAAATTTTGACTGAAATATCCATTATCTCGGTTTAATTAACAATAAAACCAGGGTCGATAATACGTTACGCTCTTTATACATTTATCATTTATCGACAACCAACTGCAGTTAAATTTTCATAACAAGTTTGATTACAGTTACATGATGATAACGCCAATCAACCgtataattatgtacataaaCTATAAACGGCAAATGTCAGTCTGTGAAATCGTTCTGCCGTGCAGTCGAACAATTTGTGGCTATTCTATCTACCTGCATGATGGCACAAGCCAAGCTAAAGGCCTgggggattctgcagatgttgtttaaTGAATGCAATTTGCATTATCGCTATCCTTGTATAAAACACAACGAAgtcctgaaaatataaaaaaatacaagaCAATTGTCGGTCGCACAGTGTTTTATTCATGCCTTTCCGGGGCTACAGTAACTTTGTCGGGCGGACATTTACCAATTAAGATCTagaatttctttacaaatttatgtttaataagtGTGAGTCCCGCGTTCTTCGATATATTCGGTAAAGATCTATAATGAAAACTCTAGCTTTACACGGCACTACGGCATCCCTACACAACATACAGTTACCAAGAAGTGCTGACTGGCAACAATTCTGCGTGCTTCATTAGGTCCCGCCTTGCACTTTTGAAATGTTAACATTATCGCATAATGGAAATCTAAACACCACCCTTCATAAGTATATCCTTAATGAAATATCAACgcctttttacattttaattaaactttaaatattttactttgcacCCCGCCTCGTCTCCATCAAAgtttgaaaaacacaaaaaaatgcattttccaacatcgatattaGAAATTCAGATTGGATTTAGAAACCCAAACATGGTATTAGTAAAAAGCAGTTTTTTTTAGAAACTACATATAGCTGGAGGATTGAAAAAACTGGTGGTGGCCAGTTTTCTGTAGTTGTTTTGAAGTTTTTGTTTTCACAAAAAGCAGTTTTACGGGcagttaaatgcagttattttcCAAGAGCAGTATTTTAGCATCTTGTATGAACAGCAGTCCTAAAACCTGCTTAAAACTGCATCCTGATGTCTCATAAAGCAGTGCGAAAGATGGCTACTCACAGTGAAAACTAGAGCATGAGAAAGGTAAAAATAGACTATAACTGCTCAAATAcaatatttaacacaaaatgatGCACAAATAGTTAAATAATTGATAACAACTGTTTTAATGGAGTTAACTAATAAGGCAGGATTTAAGTGTGTAACTCATGCACAGACTGATTGGATTTATAGTTGTAACAGGCCCGGTAGTGATTtagttcattgtaaaaatacctCGAGCTCGTTTTACCCATGTGGAACTGACAGGTACTTGAAAATACAGAGCTTTCAATTGTCAGTTAAAACTACTGAACTGAAGTcctgataaagttatgaatatagtttaaagctttcatcacaaatAAATAAACTAGATCTAGATTTATACCTACAAaatgatgggggggggggggggggggggggggcgtaggttcaagcccacTGAGaccaaaattttttccccttatttttctAGTAagcttttacttctttcaagacttgttattgattgaTAGTACAGaagtggaaaatattcatttggtaagcgatttcttgctgttcaaagtgaatttacctttgaaatagaaggggtagagttagacatctttaaaaatactgagttacctgcggtaaaagttctctattttgccttcattatTTAGATAAcgtattgtggaagaaatgtaagtaggttttacttctgccccagttattttttaatgaagttagaaaaattcaaaacagacccgcaggattcgaccttaattttcaaTATTGGAGATAgagttctgtctcattaaatccgtttacatgcttgaggcaccctagaaaaaatgttatcgacacttttattttttagttttataattgtttaccaatagtttgatgattctttccTAAAAAATAATGGTACgctataatgaattctctgcaaacgttttggacactttgaaatttgtctctacttgagcttgaggaaataccataaattacacaaaatttataaaaaacggcacggtagatctagaagtttttaaaaatttgcaacaaagtgcgatgCATGGTcagctgtaagaatataccacgCAAATGCCATCTATTGCAGTGTTTATCAGCGGTTTTACTTGAATTTTGGATTTTAACGTTTTGAAATACTTAAGGCGTGATGGTTGACAGTTCTAAAATGTCAGATCTACACTCCACATTGATTAAGCTATAATATGTCCAAATGGTCATTATCATGGAGACTACCTGTGTTACTTGCAGAGAACCCTCCTGTGCATCACAAACGGGTGCGCAGAGAGACCACCTGTGCctcgacaaaaccgaaagtaactgttttttttttataatttcatttacatttctaTTTGTCAGTATTGTTTGGAAGACTActgaaaactgaaacaaatagtgcgcttgatatgcatgatatcaaagcaaaaagaCTTTGGAAAAGGTCGGACTAATGTTCCATGTCAGTGTACCATCAACTGATTTCATCAAatttgcgagcaaaatcgctgataattaaaaagtaaacagtaCAATATATAGTTAAGACATTCAAATGTTCTGTGCTGTACTTATTTTGGCATACCTATTATCATGGATGGAAGCTCGATTGTTTTACCTCCCTTGTCTTAGGCATTGCTTATAGCAGATAAATGCCGGTACCGAAAACAACTACTATAGTCTCACATCAATGTAAACAGCTGGCGTCAAGCTGGCAACGTGCTATGGCTTTAAGTAACTTTAATTTGtcttgaaaaatatgaaaatacatcaTGCAAATTTAGGGGTTTAACCATTGTTTCATTTAGATATCTAACATTTTGTTAGTATCTCTGAACTTAATTTTCATACAACTATCTTGTCAATTACTTTCCTATTTATTAAAGCTATGACACATGTCGAAATCAGGTGTTATATCATATAAACCCACTAAAATTTCCCAGTCAGAAACGAGCCGCCTATCAACAAGTGGTTAGACTCTTTTATCTAAGGACATTGTCCAAGTGGATTCATTTATCATTCCAGGCATGATTTTCACGCATTCATCTCAGCTGTAACACGGAGGTTTCTTAAAGCATTATATCGCTCTGCTTCCAGTAATAGCGTGGTACTTTAACAAGCCGATAGCCCTAACATGCAATGCTAAGGgtaatattaaattaaatgcattttagtttgacTATTCAAGAATAAGgagggctattctactcgccgcACATCTGAAATGCTGTCCCCGTAATGCTTTGGTGAAAGTTTTGAGTCCAATACTACTGGAGGTATtaggttgaaacttcacacattttcAGTGTCACTGTATGGGCAAGAAGCTCTAGGATGACTGAGGAAGTGCAGTGTACTAGAACTGCCTCACTTCACCTTTCACTTTGAATGATATTGAAGGGGTATTTTAGTCGGCTGATCACCAGACATCTGATGGTGGTCAGAAATTGAAATCTGATTCTGGGCCAATATAGAAATCTGACGATGGGCCGAAAAAGAAATCTGATGATGGGCCAATATTGGAAAATGATATTGGCCCAATGACGTTTTGATATCGGTCCAATATTGGATTGATGTCGGAAAGTATGTCGGTCCGATATTACACCAACTTTGCAAATCTGACGGTGGGCCGATATCTATTTTTGATGATGGACCGATATTGCAAACATTATCGGTCCAATGTCTTGATATATAATGCCTGCTGGGTTATTATTCCAGACATGATTTTCACACATTCATCTTAGCTGTAACACGGAGGTTTCTTAAAGCTTTATATCGTCCTGCTTCCAGTAATAGCATGGTACTTTAACAAACCGATAGCCCTAACATCCAATGCTCAATGGTTCCTGTCTTCTCACATAGTGGGCATTTTGTATGGTCTTGAAGTATATGTGTAGGTATGAAGGTGACGACAATTGGTCACAGATGGGGCAAAAAGTTTAGTAACGCCAGATATCTGCCAGTTATTAGCTTTCTGAAACAATGATCTCTCAACATATGTGCATCAAggtaaaaaacaaataaagtaaaTGGTTTCTTAATTTGTAGTCACTTAATAAACAATATTGActagttttaatttttcacactttttaaaacaaagtccTTTTAATCTGATCGCCTACACGTTCGGGCAGATAAACCACTTATTGTTGTTGAATTGTTTTTACGTTAATGGAACATGGTGTTTTCGACCGACAGGTGTCTAGCTATCTAGCATATTCATAACGAGCGGATGGGCTTTCAATGGCAAAAGCATTATAGTATTATAGAGAAATATATGACAAAAATGAGCAGATGCAGTGACCCAGTGGTTACCTAGAGTCGTGAGTCCGAGTCCGActcccccgctcctccaactaaaaaacAACTGACATTGGAATAAGAGTCTCGtttatgggtgctttacaccagGCACGCGaaagggaagcttctggaattagagcgtcttctgtatcttgcactatcctccaactAATATTACTAGCAGTCTTCTGGAAGAGTCGTGTATATTgattaccggtggcgactatgaATAAGCTTACATACATACACATATCAAAAATGTTTCCACTGCTGCGTAAGCCTAAATTCTAAGCAGGAAACCGAAGTTCTTGAAAGGAAAAGAACGAAGAACGCAAGGACTTCTCCAAACTGAAAACGAAGCAAACATATATTCGGATTGTAACTATGGCATTTAAACCTGAAAGATAAAACTGCTTATTACTGTTAGGCTGTTAGTTGTAAATATCATCTAGTTTAAGAGTTGCATTATTAATCATCGAGTCAGAAACGCTGATATCAATTTTCCTGTCAGTCAAAAACATCAAGGCGAAGTTCATGTTGCAATTGCAACAGTCTCGTGTGCAAGAACGCATTACATTGCCTGAATGGATATGTTCAGTAAAGTGCACTCGTATACTATTGGAACTGACGTCAAGCAAACTTTAAAAAGCTTCTATTTAGATTAGTTTCATTGAAAATCTATCAATCTATTTTTCGTAATGATCCCCAATGTTTTGAATAACAAATATCAATGAAGTATTTTGTACAATGGCGATCTTAGCGCTTCCTTTATCCGTTACAATCTGCTAGGTAGGTTTACAGAGTTTATGTGCTTGTTGTCATGCGCACCAGTCAAAACGCCAGCAAAATGTACACACATGACGCACAATAAATTAATGCGGTGTCGTATTTGCATGCAGCTGATATAATACctaatgtatcttttttttttcaattttcctttgAATTAAACCATCGGAGATGTTAAAATTCGTTATGTAATGTTTGTATAAAACGTGGACTCTATTTTTGTTCAGTAGTCTTCGTTAGTTACCAGCATAATTTAACACATGGAAAGCTAtagtacatgtttaaaacaatataaagatCACTGTTGTGGCAATATTCCCAAATGCAAGTCTGTAGCGAttaacagaaacctttttacaCTTTTATCGTCAAAGTTCAGTCTACTTATCTTCGAAAGAGCAAATGACAAGTGATAGAAATAGTCTAAACATTTAAACGTTATACTTGTGAATGTCTGTTAAAATATCATGGTTATTTTCAGCACCCCAAAAAATGATGGTCGTATAACGCCAACTGGCCCCGGAAAGTTTTCCCAcagtttttacatttaaatgtctTATCTCTATCCTGAAGTCTCGTCTGTCCACTACCAGGCAAACTGTCACTATGTTTCGTTCCTCTATATAATAAACTTTGCTTAGGATCTGAAATGTAGGAATATGGAATATACTTTGTGTGCGATATTATCAACAAAATAGTGTTTAGGGACATTTTCACAATGATATTGGATAGCAGTTTTGTTGGCAGTAAAATAATATGTGTAGTGTCTTAAATAATAATACTGAtcacttttgaaattaaaaaagaattatttcatataaactgtTTTACCTTTTCATCTCATACGCTATCTGAATTGTATGCAATTTTCATAGAATATGAATTGAAATGATTTGGTATCGATAGGGACTACGTCACATCTTGCTACTATCTAACAGATAGTACAGATAATCAAATGCTACGCTGTGGAATTTCtaacaaatgttatattttatataaattaacatagTTGTACATGTCCTTGTGGGTTTTCCTTGTTTTACGATACAAATTTTCCTAAAAGTTATTGTGAGTTAATGGAAAATATCCGTCATTCATCTTACCATTCATAGTATAAATTTTATTGTATCACCGCCTAAATACATGGTTTgatatcaataaatattttttactaccggtattttattatgcccctcttcgaagaaggaggggtatattgtttcgcagatgtcggtcggtcggtcggaatgtagaccaatccgtttccggatgataactcaagaacgcttgggcctaggatcatgaaagttgatagggaggttggtcattaccagcagatgactcctattgattttgaggtctgtaagtcaaaggtcaaggtcacagtgaccctgaatagtaaaacggtttccggatgataactcaagaacacatgggcctaggatcagatcatggaagttgatagtgaggttgatcatcaccagcagatgacccctattgattttgaggtctgtatgtcaaaggtcaaggtcacagtgaccctgaatagtaaaacggtttccggacgataactcaagaacacttaggcctagggtcacgaaatttgataggaaggttggtcatgcccagaagatgaccccttttgactttgaggtcagtatgtcaaaggtcaaggtcacagtgaccaggaaaggtaaaatggtttccagggaataactctagaacgcttgggcctagtgtcaggaaaattgatagttaggttggccacgaccagcagatgacccctattgattttaaggtcattaggtcaaaggtcaatgtcacattggccaggaacagttaaaacggtttctgatcttcttatcGAAAACCGtagggcctaaggctttgatatttggtatgtagcaaaatctagaggtcttctaccaagattgttcagattatttccttggggtcaaatatggccccgccccggggttacatggtttatatagacttatataggaaaaaactttgaaaaacctcttgtccaaaaccacagggcctagggctttgatattttgtatatgtcatcatctagtggtcctctactaagattgttcaaattattcccctatggtcaaatatggcttcgccctgggggtcacatggtttgcatagacttatatagggaaaaactttaaaaaccttcttgtccaaaccacaaagactatggatttgatattttgtaatgtagcatcatttagtggttctctaccaagtttgttcaaattatccctctagggtccaatatggccccgccccaggggtcatatggttcatatagacttatatagggcaaaacttagaaccttcatgtccataacttacatcattcaaatttggaccacatgtatagttttgagtagcaagatgaaccttgacatgagttgaccttgattttgacctagtgacctactttcacatttttgaaggtacgggcttcaaatttggaccacatgcatagttttttgttccaaaataaatttgaccttgattttgacctagtgacctactttcatatttctcaagctacagccttcaaatttgaaccacaaacatagttttgtgtactgaaatgaacttttatcttgagattgacctagtgacctactttcacatttctgaaggtacaggcttcaaatttggaccacatgcatagttttgtgttctgaattgaaatttgacattgatttttacctattatctactttcacatttctcaagctacagtcttcagatttgaaacacatgcatagttctgtctaccgaaatgaactttgaccttgaaattgatctagtgacctgctttcacatttctcaagccacagctttcaaatttggaccacatacacattgttttgtaccgaaatgaaatttttatcgattttgaccttgagctagtcttgaaatttggaacaatcaaaaatggctcagtggatggtacCAAGATCACTGTTagttgttaggttaataggttaagggtcaaggtcagattaaaccagaatggtagaacttttgtttacagtgagcatatattttctgttacttgtgcaattactgaatgcatcaaggggggcatttcgtgttcgacgagctcttgtttacatacAAACTAATCGGTAGGAAAATACAATCgatgaatgaaataaattaagataaacataatgaaatatattcattACCAACATCGTCATCTGCAGTCCGAAGTGTTAGTTTACCAATAGAGAGTACCTCACTCAGACAAGTCTCTATGCTTCTGTTCACCtcaaataccaaagttttcatcTTTCTGGCAGCAGATTGTCTGGCGCAATTACTTCCTGCTGAACTCTTCTCTTCACTCACCTTAATGTCTACAAACAGCTGGGCTTCATTGTTTCTTTTCACATGTTTAAGCTTGTCGAGTTGCTGTTCAATATCTTTCAGCATGTCATCGACTAGTTTGCTGCCGGAAGTTATTTCGTCTGTTATCTCTTTATGCTTGTCCTGCACCTCTTTTATTGATTTTCTCTCCAACTCTTCAATTTTGGCTATAAGGCGTTTCTTAAACTTCTGTATATCATCAAGTATACCATCACGTTGGGCATTCAGCTCCTTCAATTCATTTTGCATTTTGGACTTCAGATTCTGCAAATCATCTTTAACTTTCTCCAAAGatgttttagttttgtctttgtccTGTTTCTTCAAAAGTCCTTTGGCAATGTTGGGGATATATTCTACGCCTTCACAGGATCTAAAATAAATGGTATATGATAACAGCCGTTTCCCTATCATCTCATCTTTTAGCATTACTTGATCTTCAGCTACGCACGTATTCATCACCATTTTAAGTCTGTAACTTATACTTTGAGATGCTAAAAGTATcctttttgttaggtttaacctcgcaccgacacaaccataggtcatatggcgactttctagcttttgatggtggaggaatacccaaggtgcccctccgtgcatcattcagtacgagcggacacctgggtagaaccaccgatgttccgtaagccagctgggtggcttcctcacatgaagaattcaactaccagagtaaggctcgaacccacatcggtgaggtgaagtaatttgaagtcagcgatcttaaccactcggccacggaggccccaaagaCTAAGTCTAAATATCATACTGAAAATGATGATGAATACGGGCACTGTATACAAGACAAAAGCATGACAATATTAGATCAGAGACAACTGATATAGTAAGAAGAATCCAACTGCTATGCAGGATAAAACattcatgcatctaacagtccagAAATAGATTTCCTTGGTTTTCTCATTTTTCTAGATATCTTTCTCATACTTTAACGCATATTTGTtggtagcagagattgttcttTCTCAGCATTtgctttttaacatattttaccttgtgaaattctgtttgttttaactttgtaaaaaaaaattctgtttgttgacaaatcaaACTAGATAGGACAAAGGTGCCTCctactcctgtcactgtacatggctTTATGACCCAAGATTGGAACTAAaaaaaactcaggtgcacaaattcacatgctatataacattCCTACAGGATCTCATGACTATGTGAATTTGTTTTAAGATATGTATAACACAAGCACTCAAATGACCctatgtcatatactttttgagatacgtgcgacAAAACTTTTATGCCGTTTTTactaaaaaacaaggaagaatatccaacagggaaagccacgtttaaaacacgcagcctccccaaagacacacacgaacaaccctcgcacacaacacagaaaatgaaacaccaaaggacaaaacaaacaaatataggaacacagtggggcaccgccttggaacggtcagtggcaaaaccaccattggggagtttaaaccggtttatggtgcacctaacctcactcttacccccaccatgttccaaagttacaagacaatggtcataactctggtctaactAAGTGATATCGCTAACAAAAACCCTAGTTGCACaccttcacatgctgaataatatgcgacacaaacttagACCTTTTTAATTGCTATTTCTgattaagtcaagggccataactctgttctgAATATGTAAGGTCTTGgttaaaacccctggtgcactgTTTCCTATGCTGAATAAcaaatcctgtgaggtttgatgactctgggacAAATGCTTTTCGAGATATGaacgacacaaattcggacggacagAGAGAatgacggacgttcctacatatgggtttTTATGTGGCTacgctactcttttgttctctccattatttcttttagccacgtaaaagaaaaacaaaatagccgcattaaagccttacggaatgaatgacatcacaGACAAAGTACAGTTACCTACTGTCCCTAATCCGTCGATCAGAACGTAGAGCAGTTTGAAGATGAAATTAATATACTTCTTGATAAACATGCtccgaaaaaagaaaaaatgcaaatttatagagctccaaaaccctggttcacTGAGAATATTCATTCCATGAAACGACTGGTCCGTAGATCTG
Proteins encoded:
- the LOC128552096 gene encoding E3 ubiquitin-protein ligase TRIM22-like, which codes for MASGGKFSSSQIDASDELHDFPCNPCAKDGKNTEALFQCIDCKIFYCQRCVSGHNKFTENHNVVDKSSKLFGQRQRQQRSVSSSELPTELCEEHHGQVIQMFCGQHNMVCCTICIAVKHRSCEGVEYIPNIAKGLLKKQDKDKTKTSLEKVKDDLQNLKSKMQNELKELNAQRDGILDDIQKFKKRLIAKIEELERKSIKEVQDKHKEITDEITSGSKLVDDMLKDIEQQLDKLKHVKRNNEAQLFVDIKVSEEKSSAGSNCARQSAARKMKTLVFEVNRSIETCLSEVLSIGKLTLRTADDDVDPKQSLLYRGTKHSDSLPGSGQTRLQDRDKTFKCKNCGKTFRGQLALYDHHFLGC